In a genomic window of Coriobacteriia bacterium:
- a CDS encoding DUF362 domain-containing protein, which produces MPASREGAAKKSGLTEVAERLGVPSADFSAGRTVSFPDGYFIKQFTLANGVLDADGLVSLCKLKTHGLTRITGAIKNQFGCIPGMLKGEFHARMPDIDRFAQMLVDLTHCVAPRLCMMDGILAMEGNGPRSGDPRMMNVLIFSDDPVAIDATVCRLVDLDPMLVLPIRYGAERGLGTATDIEYLGDALETFVAPDFKVNRSPGSTTGSQGAAMRLFKNLVVPRPVIDPAKCTACGTCVKVCPVDPKAVNFRPAAEKGTPPEHDYSLCIRCYCCQELCPERAISVKTPLLGRLIHRA; this is translated from the coding sequence ATGCCCGCATCCCGGGAGGGCGCCGCCAAGAAGAGCGGCCTTACAGAGGTCGCCGAGCGGCTCGGCGTTCCCAGCGCGGACTTCTCGGCAGGGCGAACCGTCTCGTTTCCCGACGGCTACTTCATCAAGCAGTTCACGCTCGCAAACGGAGTTCTCGACGCCGACGGGCTCGTGTCGCTTTGCAAGCTCAAGACGCACGGTCTGACGCGCATCACCGGGGCGATCAAGAACCAGTTCGGCTGCATCCCCGGTATGCTCAAGGGCGAGTTCCACGCGCGGATGCCTGACATCGACCGATTCGCGCAGATGCTGGTGGACTTGACCCACTGCGTCGCCCCGCGTCTCTGCATGATGGACGGCATCCTGGCGATGGAAGGCAACGGCCCGCGCAGTGGCGACCCGCGCATGATGAACGTTCTCATCTTCTCGGACGACCCGGTTGCCATCGACGCCACGGTCTGCCGACTGGTCGACCTAGATCCGATGCTCGTGCTACCGATACGCTACGGCGCCGAGCGGGGCCTGGGGACAGCGACCGATATCGAGTACCTCGGCGATGCGCTGGAGACGTTTGTGGCGCCGGACTTCAAGGTGAACCGCAGTCCGGGCTCGACAACGGGCTCGCAGGGTGCGGCGATGCGGCTCTTCAAGAATCTCGTCGTTCCTCGGCCGGTCATCGATCCGGCGAAGTGCACCGCCTGCGGCACATGCGTGAAGGTGTGCCCGGTCGATCCCAAGGCCGTGAACTTCCGCCCCGCCGCCGAGAAAGGCACACCGCCCGAGCACGACTACAGCCTGTGCATCCGCTGCTACTGCTGCCAGGAGTTGTGCCCCGAGCGCGCGATCAGTGTGAAGACACCGCTTCTCGGCAGGCTTATCCACCGCGCCTGA
- a CDS encoding diguanylate cyclase, producing the protein MESELLQTALIIVAFGINIVALSLTRGRLTRESVRKSAALRLERDKFEALLSITGAMIVGLTTNGRVLLVNNKGCETLGRSRAEVLGLDWFSSFVSTRTRDAVRAGFSAFVGGLERNSHTEYCIIDAEGVEHSVVWTRTLLRDDTGEVIGVLGSGEIIAEYAGVGDRLRLESFLLDNASDSILIHDHSGAILYANAAACSLRGLTREKLLSRTFSEFMEPRDSGLNIMLDDLNGQGSVVYEVEHHLPNGDTLVLEMHSRLIIYEGRSAILSIGRDITERQRAESLVHHLAYYDGLTGLANRTLFIDRLEIASRFAKRTSEKMAVLFLDIDDFKSVNDAYGHLVGDQLLRQIARRLESCVRESDTVSRFGGDEFAVLLNGPKSETDTERVAYDILKALNLPFHIGECEVETSASVGVALCRGDLPIDALIAQADGAMYNAKGAGRGAVRFYCFDPTEADIELVSISDGQEQIEFEQTKLEGSPL; encoded by the coding sequence ATTCGGCATCAACATCGTGGCTTTGAGTCTTACCCGTGGCCGGCTGACCCGAGAGTCCGTCCGGAAATCGGCCGCCTTGCGTCTCGAGCGTGACAAGTTCGAGGCTCTGCTCAGCATCACTGGTGCCATGATTGTGGGCCTGACCACTAATGGCAGGGTTCTTCTGGTCAACAACAAGGGCTGCGAGACACTCGGGAGAAGCCGAGCGGAAGTCCTGGGACTCGACTGGTTCTCCAGTTTCGTGAGCACCCGAACCCGCGACGCCGTGCGAGCTGGGTTCTCGGCATTTGTGGGTGGGTTGGAGCGCAACAGCCATACCGAGTACTGCATCATCGACGCCGAGGGGGTTGAACATTCGGTCGTCTGGACGCGCACTCTGCTCAGGGATGATACCGGCGAGGTTATCGGCGTCCTAGGATCCGGAGAGATCATCGCCGAGTATGCAGGGGTGGGAGACCGCCTGCGACTTGAGTCTTTCTTACTGGACAACGCCAGCGACTCGATTCTCATTCACGACCACAGTGGAGCGATCCTCTACGCGAATGCGGCAGCGTGTAGCCTGCGCGGACTCACGCGCGAGAAGCTGTTGTCGCGCACGTTCTCAGAGTTCATGGAGCCGCGAGACTCTGGTTTGAACATCATGCTAGATGACCTGAACGGACAGGGAAGCGTTGTCTATGAGGTTGAGCATCATCTGCCAAACGGCGACACACTGGTTCTGGAGATGCACTCCCGGCTCATCATCTACGAAGGAAGGAGCGCCATCCTCAGCATCGGCAGAGATATCACCGAACGTCAGCGCGCCGAGAGCCTGGTCCATCACCTCGCCTATTACGACGGGCTCACCGGACTAGCCAACCGCACTCTGTTCATTGACCGGCTTGAGATCGCCTCGCGCTTCGCGAAGCGCACCTCCGAAAAGATGGCTGTGCTCTTCCTGGACATTGACGACTTCAAGTCAGTCAACGATGCCTACGGCCACCTTGTCGGCGACCAACTCCTGCGTCAGATAGCGCGTCGCCTCGAAAGCTGCGTGCGCGAGTCCGACACCGTCTCCAGATTCGGCGGCGACGAGTTTGCCGTACTGCTCAACGGGCCGAAGTCGGAAACTGACACTGAGAGAGTCGCCTACGACATACTCAAGGCATTGAATTTGCCGTTTCACATTGGCGAGTGCGAAGTCGAAACGAGCGCAAGCGTCGGCGTGGCCCTCTGCCGAGGCGACCTTCCCATCGATGCGCTGATCGCGCAAGCCGACGGCGCCATGTACAACGCCAAGGGCGCAGGACGCGGTGCCGTGCGGTTCTACTGCTTCGACCCGACGGAAGCCGATATCGAGTTGGTCAGCATCTCCGATGGGCAAGAACAGATAGAATTCGAGCAGACGAAACTGGAAGGATCACCATTGTGA
- the cls gene encoding cardiolipin synthase — MSLLSANDSLLVTVLLVLFWIVAVTLIVSQNRDPAITMGWILIFLLLPYVSLAIYFFAGRDWKRIHARQRWVRDFGTIQKPFMESIYSRYRGYSDSISAKYDGTPIERLECAISRERGNRPLPANEIAICPDGAEYFPLLIEDISRAQHSIHMQYYIWERDELSAKVCRALTERLNAGVEVRILNDFLGSLRYRKDELRALAAAGARVGSDVRQIGKLNYRDHRKIVVIDGVIGHTGGMNIGQEYIDGGDRYPSWRDTSIRMTGPAVAELAHLFAERWYGVFRESLFDAKYFPPADILVAENPIMTHVVAQGVEEYWSSSTRAHEIAISGAEKRVLIQSPYWVPDATMLDLFLNTALSGVELKFMMTGWPDKKIAYRAAQSYWEPVIRAGGHVYLYNAGFFHAKTIAIDGMVSAVGTMNLDIRSLRLNHELMVWLYDEGLARQQEEIFAADLAHCTEVTLDDIAAWSRLKRFGDSSARLASNLL, encoded by the coding sequence ATGTCGCTCTTGAGCGCCAACGACTCTCTGCTCGTCACGGTGCTGCTCGTGCTCTTCTGGATAGTGGCCGTCACATTGATCGTCTCCCAGAACCGCGACCCTGCGATCACCATGGGATGGATCCTCATCTTCCTGCTTCTGCCCTACGTGAGCCTCGCCATCTACTTCTTCGCGGGCCGCGACTGGAAGAGGATTCACGCGAGGCAACGCTGGGTCCGAGACTTCGGGACAATCCAGAAACCGTTCATGGAATCCATCTATTCCAGGTACCGAGGGTATTCCGATTCGATCTCCGCGAAATACGACGGCACTCCGATCGAGAGGCTGGAGTGCGCCATCTCCAGGGAGCGCGGGAACCGGCCCCTGCCGGCAAATGAGATCGCAATCTGCCCCGATGGCGCGGAGTACTTCCCGCTTCTGATCGAAGACATCTCAAGGGCGCAGCACTCCATCCACATGCAGTACTACATCTGGGAGCGCGACGAGCTGTCGGCGAAAGTATGCAGGGCGCTAACGGAACGCCTGAACGCCGGCGTCGAAGTGCGCATCCTGAACGACTTTCTCGGCAGCTTAAGGTACCGCAAGGACGAGCTCAGGGCTCTCGCGGCGGCTGGGGCCCGGGTTGGCTCGGACGTGAGACAGATCGGCAAGCTCAACTACCGCGATCATCGCAAGATCGTGGTGATCGACGGAGTCATCGGCCATACAGGCGGAATGAACATCGGCCAGGAGTACATCGATGGCGGCGACAGGTACCCAAGCTGGCGCGACACCAGCATCCGAATGACGGGCCCGGCGGTCGCCGAGCTTGCACACCTGTTCGCCGAGCGCTGGTATGGGGTGTTCCGCGAGAGCCTGTTCGACGCGAAGTACTTCCCGCCGGCCGATATTCTCGTGGCCGAGAATCCGATCATGACGCATGTGGTCGCCCAAGGTGTCGAGGAATACTGGTCGTCCTCGACACGCGCACACGAGATCGCGATTTCGGGCGCCGAGAAACGCGTCCTCATCCAGTCGCCCTACTGGGTGCCCGATGCGACGATGCTCGACCTGTTTCTGAACACGGCGCTTTCGGGCGTGGAACTGAAGTTCATGATGACCGGCTGGCCGGACAAGAAGATCGCCTACCGCGCCGCACAGTCGTACTGGGAGCCGGTTATCAGGGCAGGGGGACACGTCTACCTCTACAATGCGGGATTCTTCCATGCCAAGACGATCGCCATCGACGGTATGGTCAGCGCCGTGGGGACAATGAATCTCGACATACGGAGTCTGAGGCTCAACCACGAACTCATGGTCTGGCTCTACGACGAAGGACTGGCCCGCCAACAGGAGGAGATCTTCGCAGCAGATCTGGCTCACTGCACGGAGGTCACACTGGACGACATCGCGGCCTGGAGCCGCCTCAAGCGGTTTGGCGACTCCTCGGCAAGGCTAGCCTCCAACCTGCTGTAG
- a CDS encoding FAD-dependent oxidoreductase — MTIAETPKDLYDVVIIGAGPAGLTAGMYCARAGLSTAIVAGKVGGQASWAHKIENFIGWNLISGPELVERFRAHVGQFEVDCFEGQLVNALIPGDGIFELFTREGLSFRAHTVIIATGRARNKVTVPGENELLGAGVSYCATCDGAFFIGKPVAVIGSEEMAADAALQLSTLGAGPVILLGASAIKAPETVLAHIEADPNLSVRTGVKLVGIEGETKVTGARVKILATGEEEVIPVTGVFIETGAIPAADFTSGMIATNDKGEIVVDCSNATNVTGIYAAGDVTNGFAKQIIVAAGEGARAAMAVSRDLKRR, encoded by the coding sequence GTGACCATTGCCGAAACTCCCAAAGACCTGTACGACGTGGTGATCATCGGCGCGGGACCGGCCGGACTGACCGCCGGCATGTACTGCGCCCGGGCAGGGCTGTCGACCGCGATCGTCGCAGGCAAGGTGGGCGGCCAGGCATCCTGGGCGCACAAGATCGAGAACTTCATCGGCTGGAACCTCATCAGCGGACCGGAGCTGGTGGAGCGCTTCCGAGCACACGTGGGCCAATTTGAGGTCGACTGCTTCGAAGGCCAGCTCGTCAACGCGCTCATTCCCGGCGACGGGATCTTCGAGCTGTTCACTCGCGAGGGTTTGTCGTTTCGGGCACATACCGTGATCATCGCGACCGGCCGAGCCCGGAACAAGGTGACCGTCCCGGGCGAGAACGAACTGCTCGGCGCCGGTGTGTCGTATTGCGCGACGTGCGATGGGGCGTTCTTCATCGGCAAGCCGGTCGCCGTTATCGGCTCTGAGGAGATGGCAGCGGACGCGGCGCTGCAGCTGTCCACGCTCGGCGCGGGTCCGGTCATCCTGCTGGGCGCCTCGGCGATCAAGGCTCCCGAGACCGTACTCGCTCATATCGAGGCCGATCCCAACCTGTCGGTGCGTACCGGCGTCAAGCTGGTAGGCATCGAAGGCGAGACCAAGGTCACCGGAGCACGCGTCAAAATCCTCGCAACCGGTGAGGAGGAAGTGATTCCGGTCACGGGCGTGTTCATCGAGACCGGCGCGATTCCCGCAGCCGACTTCACAAGCGGCATGATCGCGACCAATGACAAGGGCGAAATCGTCGTCGACTGCAGCAACGCGACCAACGTCACTGGCATCTATGCCGCCGGCGACGTGACCAACGGATTCGCCAAGCAGATCATCGTCGCGGCCGGCGAAGGCGCGCGTGCGGCCATGGCGGTCAGCCGCGACCTCAAGCGGCGGTAG
- a CDS encoding AAA family ATPase: protein MSKTPRELESADVYRACDAGAFAFVTAAELPGLAETIGQARAVSSVEFGMGIENGGYNIFAVGPVGTGKSDTVYDFLTRQAASRPAPSDWVYVNNFAKPYQPNAIRLPAGRGQEFRKDMEKLVEDLKAAITQAFDSEEYAKKKRSIIKQVGEQQASKFEALGKKAESRGLLMAPTPAGPIFIPRTPTGERMAREAYEMLPAEEREGIDAAIRSLNEQLQQVMRLVRKDEREGRDSLRNLDREVTTFAAKHLIDEACEIWCTAPEITEFLKAVLGDVADNADGFQKSEEEGQGQPGFMGMPMPGQRNPENAFLKYKVNVLVDNSAQVGAPVVTESNPLLQNLVGRIEHQAVFGALFTDFNMIKPGALHKANGGFLVLDARDVLLKPYVWDALKRTLKTGEIRIEDIAQQMGFATTASLEPEPIPFKAKVVLIGEPYIYHLLYSQDPDFRELFKVKADFDTVVDRTPATEQLYAQYVGQICRQRGLASFSPDGVARVIEHCSRLVEDQRKMTTRVVDIADLLTEAAYWAERQRHGKGAPVVKREHVQKAIDEKAHRSNRIEERVREMIANATIMVDTRGEVVGQINGLSVSSSGDYAFGMPSRITATHRLGRGEVVDIEREVAMGGPIHSKGVLILAGYLGSKYASDRPLSLSARLVFEQSYGGVEGDSASSAELYCLLSSLSGVPIQQRFAVTGSVNQHGQVQAIGGVNEKIEGFFAVCKARGLKGDEGVLIPKANVPHLMLSEPVRDAIAAGHFHIYPISTIDEGIGVLTGLPAGALGSKGTYPAGSINRLIVDHLAALAEKAREFARDNGKNGVHGDTTDKLKQA, encoded by the coding sequence ATGTCAAAAACACCTCGAGAGCTCGAGTCCGCCGATGTCTACCGAGCCTGCGACGCCGGTGCGTTCGCATTTGTGACAGCCGCCGAATTGCCCGGACTTGCCGAGACGATCGGACAGGCGCGGGCCGTGTCCTCGGTCGAGTTTGGCATGGGGATCGAAAACGGCGGCTACAACATCTTTGCGGTAGGTCCTGTCGGCACGGGCAAGTCCGACACCGTCTATGACTTTCTCACTCGACAGGCGGCCTCGCGCCCCGCGCCCAGTGACTGGGTGTATGTCAACAATTTCGCGAAGCCGTATCAGCCCAATGCGATACGGCTTCCGGCCGGACGGGGCCAGGAGTTCCGGAAGGACATGGAGAAACTGGTCGAGGATCTGAAGGCAGCCATTACTCAGGCATTCGACAGCGAGGAGTACGCGAAGAAGAAACGAAGCATCATCAAACAGGTAGGCGAGCAACAGGCGAGCAAGTTCGAGGCGCTGGGCAAGAAAGCCGAGTCTCGCGGGCTGCTCATGGCTCCGACGCCGGCCGGCCCTATCTTCATTCCGCGGACTCCCACGGGGGAAAGAATGGCTCGTGAGGCCTACGAGATGCTGCCCGCAGAAGAGCGGGAAGGCATCGACGCCGCGATACGGAGCCTGAACGAGCAGCTTCAGCAGGTCATGCGGCTTGTCCGCAAGGATGAACGCGAAGGTCGCGACTCGCTGCGAAATCTCGATCGCGAGGTCACGACGTTCGCGGCCAAGCACCTCATCGATGAGGCGTGCGAGATATGGTGCACCGCGCCAGAGATCACTGAGTTCCTGAAGGCGGTTCTTGGAGACGTGGCTGACAACGCCGATGGCTTCCAGAAGTCCGAGGAAGAGGGGCAGGGGCAGCCTGGGTTCATGGGCATGCCAATGCCTGGTCAGCGCAACCCAGAGAACGCGTTTCTCAAGTACAAAGTGAACGTGCTCGTCGACAACTCCGCTCAAGTCGGCGCGCCGGTGGTGACGGAGAGCAACCCGCTGCTGCAGAACCTCGTCGGCCGGATCGAACATCAGGCCGTGTTCGGGGCGCTGTTCACGGACTTCAACATGATCAAGCCCGGCGCGTTGCACAAGGCGAATGGCGGCTTTCTGGTACTCGACGCCAGAGACGTTCTGCTGAAGCCGTATGTGTGGGACGCATTGAAGCGGACGCTGAAGACCGGCGAGATCCGCATCGAGGATATCGCGCAGCAGATGGGTTTTGCCACGACAGCGAGCCTTGAGCCCGAACCGATCCCGTTCAAGGCGAAAGTGGTCCTCATCGGCGAGCCGTACATCTACCACCTGCTGTATTCGCAGGATCCGGACTTCAGGGAGCTCTTCAAGGTCAAGGCCGATTTCGATACCGTGGTCGATCGCACACCGGCGACGGAGCAACTCTATGCGCAGTACGTCGGTCAGATCTGCCGGCAGCGCGGGTTGGCTTCTTTCTCGCCCGACGGAGTCGCCCGCGTGATCGAGCACTGCTCTCGTCTTGTGGAGGACCAGCGCAAAATGACCACGCGCGTGGTCGACATCGCCGATCTTCTCACTGAAGCCGCGTACTGGGCCGAGCGCCAGCGCCACGGCAAAGGTGCGCCCGTAGTCAAGCGGGAACACGTCCAGAAAGCCATTGACGAGAAGGCTCATCGTTCGAACCGCATTGAGGAGCGGGTTCGGGAGATGATCGCCAACGCCACCATCATGGTCGACACTCGAGGGGAGGTGGTCGGCCAGATCAACGGGTTGTCGGTCTCGTCCAGCGGCGACTACGCATTCGGTATGCCAAGCCGGATCACAGCCACGCACCGCCTGGGCCGAGGCGAGGTCGTGGACATCGAACGGGAAGTCGCGATGGGCGGCCCCATCCACTCGAAGGGTGTGCTCATCCTTGCCGGTTATCTCGGCTCCAAGTACGCTTCCGACCGCCCGTTGTCGCTCTCGGCACGCTTGGTGTTCGAGCAGTCGTACGGCGGTGTCGAGGGCGACAGCGCGTCCTCGGCAGAGTTGTACTGTCTGTTGTCATCGCTCTCGGGCGTGCCAATCCAGCAGCGGTTCGCCGTCACCGGGTCGGTCAACCAGCATGGGCAGGTTCAGGCCATCGGCGGCGTGAACGAGAAGATAGAAGGCTTCTTCGCGGTATGCAAGGCGCGCGGGCTCAAGGGCGATGAAGGAGTGCTGATCCCAAAGGCCAACGTGCCGCACCTGATGCTGAGCGAGCCCGTACGTGACGCGATCGCCGCCGGCCACTTCCACATCTACCCGATCTCCACCATCGACGAAGGAATCGGCGTGCTGACCGGCCTTCCCGCCGGGGCTCTCGGCTCCAAAGGCACCTATCCCGCAGGCTCGATCAACCGTCTCATAGTCGATCATCTGGCGGCCCTTGCCGAGAAGGCTAGGGAGTTCGCCCGCGACAATGGCAAGAACGGCGTACACGGCGATACGACAGACAAGCTCAAGCAGGCCTGA